Below is a genomic region from Bradyrhizobium sp. 1(2017).
CGGCGAGCCCTACAACCGCGACCCCCGCGGCATCGCCAAGAAGGCGGAAGCCATGGTGAAGTCGATGGGCGTGGGCGACAGCGTGTTCGTCGGCCCCGAAGCCGAATTCTTCGTGTTCGACGACGTGCGCTATTCGGCAGAGCCCTACAAGACCGGTTTCCGGCTCGACTCCTCGGAGCTGCCGACCAACTCCGATACCGAATATGAAGGCGGCAATCTCGGCCACCGCATCCGCACCAAGGGCGGCTACTTCCCCGTCCCGCCGCAGGATTCGGTGCAGGACATGCGCTCGGAAATGCTGGGCGCCATGGCCAAGATGGGCGTCAAGGTCGAGAAGCATCACCACGAGGTCGCGTCCGCCCAGCACGAGCTCGGCATGAAGTTCGACACGCTGACGCTGATGGCCGACCACATGCAGATCTACAAGTACTGCATCCACCAGGTCGCGCACATCTACGGCAAGACCGCCACCTTCATGCCGAAGCCGATCTACGGCGACAACGGCTCGGGCATGCACGTGCACCAGTCGATCTGGAAGGACGGCAAGCCAGTGTTCGCCGGCAACAAATATGCCGACCTGTCGGAGACCTGCCTCCACTACATCGGCGGCATCATCAAGCACGCCAAGGCGATCAACGCCTTCACCAACCCGTCGACCAACTCCTACAAGCGCCTGGTCCCGGGCTATGAGGCCCCCGTGCTGCTCGCCTATTCCGCGCGCAACCGCTCGGCCTCCTGCCGCATCCCGTACACTGCTTCGCCGAAGGCCAAGCGTGTCGAGGTGCGCTTCCCCGATCCGATGGCCAACCCCTATCTCGGCTTCGCCGCGATGCTGATGGCCGGCCTCGACGGCATCAAGAACAAGATCGATCCGGGTCCGGCGATGGACAAGGACCTCTACGATCTGCCGAAGGAAGAGCTGAAGCAGATCCCGACCGTCTGCGGCTCGCTCCGCGAGGCGCTGGAAAACCTCGACAAGGACCGCGCCTTCCTCAAGGCCGGCGGCGTGTTCGACGACGACTTCATCGACGCCTATATCGAGCTGAAGATGACCGAAGTCGCCCGCTTCGAGATGACCCCGCACCCGGTCGAGTTCGAGATGTACTATTCGAACTAAGCGACCCGGACTTTACGCGACAAGCAAAAGGCGCTTCCGAAAGGAGGCGCCTTTTCGTTTGGGCGTCGCGGCAGTTGCAGGATGGGTTGAGCGATGCCCCCTACCACGTCGCCGTGAACGCCTTCTGCAGCTCGGCCGGGGCGCTCACGCCGCTCGCGATCAGCAATTGGGTGAGCACGCGCGCCTTCTGCGGATTGAGGTCCTCGGACACGACGAACCCGTTCTTGTCGTCGTCGACCTCGACGTTCCTTGTGACAAAGCCGGACCGAACCCGCGTGGAGCGGACGACGATGATGCCCTTCTTGGCCGCCGCTTCGAGCGCATCGAGGGCCGGCTTCGAGGTGTTGCCGTCGCCGACCCCGGCCAGCACGATGCCCTTGGCGCCGTGGGAGATGGCGTCCTCGATCGGGACCGCATCCATGTTGGCGTGCGAGTAGACGATCGCGACGCGCGGCAATTGCTCGCCGGCCGGCAGCCTGTAGGTCGCGCGCTTGAGGCCGGCGGCCTGGGTCATGAAGCGAATGCCGCCGGCGGTGTCGACATAGCCGATCGGCCCGTCATTGGGTGAGCTGAAGGTCTCGATGCTCGTGGTGTTGGTCTTGGTGACCGAGCGAGCGCCCTGGATCTTGTCGTTCAGCACGGCCATCACGCCACGTCCGCGCGAGCGCGGATCGGCGGCCACCTGCACCGCCTCGTAGAGATTGCCGGGGCCGTCCGCGCTCACGGCGGTGGCCGGGCGCATCGAGCCGACGATCACCACCGGTCTGTCGCCGCGCACCACATTGTCGAGGAAGAACGCGGTCTCCTCGAGCGTATCGGTGCCGTGGGTGATGACGACGCCATCGGCTTCGTTCTTGTCGAAGGCATCCTGGATGCGGCGGGCCAGCGCGAACCAGACCTTGTCGTTCATGTCCTGGGACCCGATCGACGAGATCTGCTCGGCGTTCAGCTTGGCGAGCTTGTCGAGGCCGGGCACCGACTGCATCAGCTGCTCGCCCGTAATCTGGCCGGACTTGTACGCACCCGCCGCGCGCGGATCGGCCTGGCCCGCAATGGTGCCTCCCGTCGCCAGCACGAGGATGCGGGGCAGATTGGCGGGGTCCTTGCCCGGCTCTGCGGCCTGCACGGCTATGTCCCCGCAAGTCCAAAGTGCAAGGGCGAACAGGGGAATGGAGAGCATTGAAATCCAGCTTTGGCGGCGACCGGCTGCACTGGCGGTAGGCCTCGTCATCGAATTGTCCTCCCGTTTAGGTAGGGATCGACATTCGATACGCCCATTGAGGCCGAAGATGGGTCATGCTGCCGCTTGTGGCTACGGGTTGTCACGCCGCGGCATGAAATGGTCGAGCAAGCCCGTCGGCAGCGGAAACACGACGGTCGACGACCGTTCGCCCGCGATGTCGTGCAGAGCCGCAAAATAACGAAGCTGCATGGCCTGAGGCTCCTGCGCGAGAATCCGGCCGGCCTCGACGAGCTTTTCGGCGGCCTGCTGCTCGCCCATCGCATTGATCACCTTGGCCCGCCG
It encodes:
- the glnA gene encoding type I glutamate--ammonia ligase codes for the protein MKTAKDVLKSIKDNDVKYVDLRFTDPRGKWQHVTFDVSMIDEDIFAEGTMFDGSSIAGWKAINESDMCLMPDPVTATIDPFFAETTMVITCDVLEPTTGEPYNRDPRGIAKKAEAMVKSMGVGDSVFVGPEAEFFVFDDVRYSAEPYKTGFRLDSSELPTNSDTEYEGGNLGHRIRTKGGYFPVPPQDSVQDMRSEMLGAMAKMGVKVEKHHHEVASAQHELGMKFDTLTLMADHMQIYKYCIHQVAHIYGKTATFMPKPIYGDNGSGMHVHQSIWKDGKPVFAGNKYADLSETCLHYIGGIIKHAKAINAFTNPSTNSYKRLVPGYEAPVLLAYSARNRSASCRIPYTASPKAKRVEVRFPDPMANPYLGFAAMLMAGLDGIKNKIDPGPAMDKDLYDLPKEELKQIPTVCGSLREALENLDKDRAFLKAGGVFDDDFIDAYIELKMTEVARFEMTPHPVEFEMYYSN
- a CDS encoding asparaginase, coding for MQAAEPGKDPANLPRILVLATGGTIAGQADPRAAGAYKSGQITGEQLMQSVPGLDKLAKLNAEQISSIGSQDMNDKVWFALARRIQDAFDKNEADGVVITHGTDTLEETAFFLDNVVRGDRPVVIVGSMRPATAVSADGPGNLYEAVQVAADPRSRGRGVMAVLNDKIQGARSVTKTNTTSIETFSSPNDGPIGYVDTAGGIRFMTQAAGLKRATYRLPAGEQLPRVAIVYSHANMDAVPIEDAISHGAKGIVLAGVGDGNTSKPALDALEAAAKKGIIVVRSTRVRSGFVTRNVEVDDDKNGFVVSEDLNPQKARVLTQLLIASGVSAPAELQKAFTATW